A single window of Gadus morhua chromosome 22, gadMor3.0, whole genome shotgun sequence DNA harbors:
- the fabp10b gene encoding fatty acid-binding protein 10-A, liver basic → MDYNGTWKVYFDDNLEGFLKAMSVPEMMIKMSKDVKPVTVIKQNGPDFTIEVKTPVRTNVNSFSLGKETEITAMDGRKFKCTVREEEGKLVFETDKFTSVREIQGEDMVETVTAGSACLIRKSKRV, encoded by the exons ATGGACTACAACGGAACCTGGAAGGTGTATTTTGATGACAATCTGGAAGGGTTTCTGAAAGCAATGT CTGTACCTGAGATGATGATCAAAATGTCCAAGGACGTGAAGCCGGTGACCGTCATAAAGCAGAACGGCCCTGACTTCACCATCGAGGTGAAGACGCCCGTACGCACCAACGTCAACTCCTTCAGCCTGGGGAAGGAGACGGAGATCACCGCTATGGATGGGAGGAAGTTCAAG TGTACAgtcagggaagaggaggggaagctGGTGTTCGAAACAGACAAGTTCACCTCTGTTCGTGAGATCCAAGGAGAGGACATGGTGGAA ACGGTGACTGCTGGCTCCGCGTGCCTCATCAGGAAAAGCAAGCGGGTCTGA